The following are encoded in a window of Echeneis naucrates chromosome 19, fEcheNa1.1, whole genome shotgun sequence genomic DNA:
- the ndr2 gene encoding nodal-related 2 has translation MRSLGALGVALHASLLVLLAQGIHKSKDGLYVRPPRRLPVTDRPTGYHLPTYMMHLYRNFKPNFSRPMDTMEQDAARRADTVKSVTARGLAYRHRRWVATFDLHTLLADKQIQAAELRIRLPRTPSAYNISVEVYHHGQACHTHKHCQEQQLVGLLTESSLVTSSQSWKVFNMTSPLLDWLGQKSTERIQLKKVSSKRKMVPDQPVDVASSRSEPDVSDRALLVVFSHTGSDENSKAKASLLHTAEQSKFLSPAEIKKAYWPKRRRSKRGQREQTARSLQVSKRGSEKSLCRRVNLHVDFNQIGWGSWIIFPKRYNAYRCEGSCPGPLGEVLNPTNHAYMQSLLKHYHPERVASPCCAPTKMSPLSMLYYENGEMLLRHHEDMIVDECGCQ, from the exons ATGCGCTCATTGGGAGCTCTGGGCGTCGCGCTGCACGCAtctctgctggtgctgctggctCAGGGGATCCACAAATCCAAAGATGGACTTTACGTGAGGCCGCCGCGTCGTCTTCCCGTCACGGATCGGCCCACCGGGTATCACCTGCCGACCTACATGATGCACCTCTACAGGAATTTCAAGCCAAACTTTTCCAGGCCGATGGATACGATGGAGCAGGATGCGGCGAGGCGAGCAGACACGGTGAAGAGTGTGACGGCCAGAG GTTTGGCTTACCGACACAGGCGCTGGGTtgcgacctttgacctccacaCCCTGCTGGCTGACAAACAGATCcaagcagcagagctgagaATCAGACTCCCTAGGACACCAAGCGCTTACAACATCTCAGTGGAGGTCTATCACCATGGCCAGGCATGCCATACGCACAAGCACTGCCAAGAACAGCAGCTGGTGGGGCTGCTCACCGAATCATCACTGGTCACTTCATCACAGAGTTGGAAAGTGTTCAACATGACAAGTCCTCTCTTGGACTGGCTCGGACAAAAATCTACAGAAAGAATTCAACTCAAAAAAGTATCTAGCAAGAGGAAAATGGTTCCTGATCAGCCTGTCGATGTGGCAAGCTCCAGGAGTGAACCGGACGTCAGTGACCGAGCCTTGCTGGTTGTCTTTTCACACACTGGCTCAGATGAAAACTCAAAGGCCAAAGCAAGCTTGCTTCATACAGCTGAACAATCCAAATTCTTGTCCCCCGCTGAAATCAAAAAGGCCTATTGGCCAAAGAGACGCAGGAGCAAGCGTGGCCAGCGAGAACAAACAGCAAGAAGTCTGCAGGTGTCCAAAAGAGGGAGTGAAAAATCTCTCTGCCGCAGAGTCAACCTGCATGTGGACTTTAATCAAATAGGCTGGGGCTCCTGGATCATCTTTCCTAAAAGATATAATGCCTACCGCTGTGAAGGTTCCTGCCCTGGTCCTTTGGGAGAAGTTTTAAATCCAACAAATCATGCTTACATGCAG AGTTTATTGAAACATTATCACCCTGAGAGAGTGGCATCACCCTGCTGCGCCCCAACCAAGATGAGCCCATTAAGCATGCTGTACTACGAAAATGGAGAAATGCTACTTCGGCATCACGAAGACATGATTGTGGATGAGTGTGGCTGCCAGTGA
- the lrrc20 gene encoding leucine-rich repeat-containing protein 20: protein MAEAVANVARRVNAIVEEGKDSLDLSNCKLISFPDGVFKVLRSVSENIRVITLADNEIKALSNKFFSTFSQLRELDLQGNVLTKLPDAVGEMEHLTSINLANNSFTVFPDKVTEVATLERINLEGNSITEIPMEKLSAMPALKWLNVKSNPLDSNTQSALLSPYSFDILSATES from the exons ATGGCTGAAGCGGTTGCAAATGTGGCCCGGAGGGTCAATGCAATTGTagaggagggaaaagacagTTTGG ATCTGTCAAACTGCAAGCTAATTTCTTTCCCAGACGGTGTGTTCAAAGTCCTGAGGAGCGTCTCAGAAAACATCCGTGTCATCACATTGGCTGACAATGAGATTAAGGCGCTTTCCAACAAGTTCTTCTCAACCTTCAGTCAGCTGAGAG AGCTGGATCTGCAAGGCAACGTTCTCACCAAGCTGCCCGATGCCGTGGGAGAAATGGAGCATTTGACCAGCATTAATCTGGCCAATAACAGCTTTACCGTCTTCCCAGATAAGGTTACTGAGGTTGCTACACTGGAGAGGATTAACCTGGAGGGAAATAGCATCACTG AAATTCCCATGGAGAAGTTGTCAGCTATGCCAGCACTCAAGTGGCTAAACGTGAAGTCAAACCCTTTAGACTCAAACACTcagtctgctctgctgtctccctacagttttgacattttgtctgCAACAGAGTCATGA